A genomic stretch from Telmatocola sphagniphila includes:
- a CDS encoding Gfo/Idh/MocA family protein, with protein MLRIGIVGLGFMGMIHYLAGRKVTGAQVTAVCSRDPKKLAGDWTSIRGNFGPPGEQMDLSGIKKYANLEDLLSDPEIDLIDICNPTDQHPHTAIAALKAGKHVLVEKAIALTPEGADAMMAAAKVSGKMLMVAHVLPFFPDFDYARQLISSNKFGKLMAGHFRRIISRPDWSADIGDASKTGGPAVDLHVHDTHFIRLNFGMPKTVSSAGYVEKETVQHLTTTYGYPGGSAITCTSGAVTMKGRPFVHGYELYFEKATIVYESGAIPLTVYQEDGSIDHPNLPGGDPVDSFTAEITEAVNSVLSGKKSALLDGQLARDALVMCHKEIESVRTGKIVSL; from the coding sequence ATGCTTCGAATTGGGATCGTTGGATTGGGCTTCATGGGGATGATCCACTACCTGGCAGGTAGGAAGGTCACCGGTGCTCAAGTGACGGCGGTCTGTAGCCGCGATCCTAAAAAACTGGCGGGCGACTGGACTTCGATTCGGGGAAATTTCGGCCCTCCCGGTGAGCAGATGGATCTCAGCGGCATCAAAAAATATGCGAACCTGGAAGACTTACTCTCGGACCCCGAAATCGATCTGATCGATATCTGCAATCCGACGGATCAACACCCTCACACGGCAATCGCCGCATTGAAGGCCGGCAAGCACGTCCTTGTGGAAAAGGCGATTGCCTTGACCCCGGAAGGCGCTGACGCGATGATGGCGGCTGCCAAAGTCAGTGGCAAAATGTTGATGGTCGCTCACGTCTTACCGTTCTTCCCCGATTTCGATTACGCTCGCCAGTTGATTAGTTCCAACAAATTCGGCAAACTTATGGCGGGACACTTCCGCCGCATTATTTCCCGACCGGACTGGTCGGCCGACATCGGCGACGCCTCTAAAACCGGTGGGCCGGCGGTCGATCTGCACGTGCATGATACGCATTTCATCCGACTGAATTTTGGTATGCCAAAAACGGTATCTTCCGCTGGCTACGTTGAGAAAGAGACCGTACAGCATCTGACCACCACTTACGGCTATCCGGGCGGATCCGCGATCACCTGTACTTCCGGAGCTGTGACCATGAAAGGCCGTCCTTTCGTCCACGGCTATGAACTTTATTTTGAAAAAGCGACGATCGTTTACGAATCGGGTGCCATACCTCTGACCGTCTACCAGGAGGACGGTAGCATTGATCACCCGAACCTGCCCGGAGGCGATCCCGTCGATTCCTTTACCGCGGAAATCACCGAAGCAGTGAATTCGGTCCTCTCCGGGAAAAAATCGGCATTACTCGATGGGCAACTCGCTCGAGATGCCCTGGTAATGTGTCACAAAGAAATTGAATCCGTAAGAACGGGGAAAATTGTCTCTCTGTAA
- a CDS encoding MotA/TolQ/ExbB proton channel family protein, whose translation MSVKQSRRPHREWLWFLLSILIVGGITIPLWQYFQPAESTAAYWAKWNKERVARLLLGPEQILCYLCFVWSGLLLLQRYQECLRQRQAFSLGLLPTEEGVRVLPEDGRPLSRRIDSITRGKPFILAKMIQLGLSKFSISRKATDVGEVVRTQTEVEQNRMISSMGILSYLSWAIPAIGFLGTVRGLAGGMSKAGNQRDPDFIKQVTDQLGIAFDCTFVALALSVVLMYIIHVVQRAEELLLIDCQQYCQEHLLLRLYDPQPELAESVE comes from the coding sequence ATGAGTGTCAAGCAGTCCCGACGCCCCCACAGAGAGTGGCTGTGGTTTCTTTTATCCATTCTCATTGTAGGCGGCATAACGATCCCACTTTGGCAGTACTTCCAGCCCGCCGAAAGCACGGCGGCCTATTGGGCCAAGTGGAACAAGGAACGCGTGGCCAGGTTGCTCCTGGGGCCAGAACAAATACTTTGCTACCTCTGCTTCGTCTGGTCCGGTCTGCTACTCCTGCAGCGCTACCAGGAATGCCTCCGTCAACGACAGGCATTTTCTCTCGGTCTGCTCCCCACCGAGGAAGGTGTAAGAGTGCTTCCCGAAGATGGCCGGCCGCTCTCGCGCCGCATCGATTCCATAACTCGAGGAAAGCCTTTTATTCTTGCCAAGATGATTCAACTGGGGTTGAGCAAGTTTTCAATTAGCCGAAAAGCCACCGATGTGGGTGAGGTGGTAAGGACTCAAACCGAAGTCGAACAGAATCGCATGATTTCCAGCATGGGAATTCTGTCCTATCTGAGTTGGGCCATCCCGGCCATCGGTTTCCTGGGAACCGTACGTGGCTTGGCCGGCGGAATGAGTAAAGCAGGCAACCAGCGCGACCCCGATTTCATCAAACAGGTGACTGATCAGCTGGGAATTGCCTTTGACTGTACCTTTGTGGCACTGGCGCTGAGCGTTGTGCTCATGTACATCATTCACGTCGTCCAGCGAGCGGAGGAGTTACTTTTGATCGATTGCCAGCAGTACTGTCAAGAACATCTGTTATTGCGACTTTACGATCCGCAACCCGAACTCGCGGAGAGCGTCGAGTAA
- a CDS encoding FG-GAP repeat domain-containing protein — protein MKPSLLVCLLLLHGASSAAQTPRFEMQEITRDLSIGYAVIAADINGDGKPDLVVVDKHRVIWFENPTWKMHTILTGKTRPDNVCIAAWDVDGDGKIDLILGADWAPFNTKSGGTLHWLKQPKNLNQEWEMFPICEEPTVHRVKVIPNLYPGHKPGIVLAPLMGRDSSREANWMDGRPVRLLSFPIPKDPQKGPWKADVISEELHVVHNFAFEEVAPNSLRIATASYEGVSLFTRTTKDGSWVKRNFNPGNQANLKSNRGSSEIALFLLKGGDGANRDGRGKAIIATIEPWHGNQVVVYPPTASSATQIENSTKNRLILDDHLRWGHAVKFGHLLGADSPFLVAGVRDNPNKEDKFSEKCGVRIYQPEDAAATKWRRTILDEGGIAVEDLIVADLDGDGRPEIIAVGRATKNMRIYWNKTGK, from the coding sequence ATGAAGCCATCTCTCCTGGTTTGTCTGCTCCTGCTACACGGAGCTTCCTCAGCCGCGCAAACTCCCCGATTCGAGATGCAGGAAATTACTCGAGATCTCTCGATCGGTTATGCCGTAATTGCCGCGGATATCAACGGCGACGGTAAACCGGATCTGGTGGTGGTCGACAAGCATCGCGTGATCTGGTTTGAAAACCCGACTTGGAAGATGCACACGATACTCACCGGCAAAACTCGGCCGGACAACGTCTGTATCGCCGCCTGGGATGTCGATGGGGATGGTAAAATCGATTTGATTCTCGGAGCCGATTGGGCTCCCTTCAATACGAAAAGTGGCGGGACTTTGCACTGGCTAAAACAGCCCAAAAATCTGAATCAAGAGTGGGAAATGTTCCCCATTTGCGAAGAGCCTACTGTTCATCGGGTGAAGGTGATACCCAATTTGTATCCCGGCCACAAACCTGGTATCGTGCTCGCACCTTTGATGGGCCGCGACTCCAGTCGGGAAGCAAACTGGATGGATGGCCGGCCAGTGAGATTATTATCTTTTCCAATTCCGAAAGATCCGCAAAAAGGGCCCTGGAAAGCGGATGTGATCTCCGAAGAATTACACGTTGTTCACAATTTCGCGTTTGAGGAGGTTGCTCCGAACTCGCTGCGGATTGCCACCGCGAGCTATGAAGGAGTGAGTCTATTCACTCGCACCACTAAAGATGGATCTTGGGTCAAGCGAAATTTCAATCCCGGTAATCAAGCCAATCTCAAAAGTAATCGGGGCTCTAGCGAAATCGCCCTCTTTCTATTAAAAGGCGGCGACGGTGCGAATAGGGACGGCCGCGGCAAAGCGATAATCGCTACCATTGAGCCCTGGCATGGCAATCAAGTGGTCGTGTATCCGCCGACAGCGTCCTCCGCGACTCAGATTGAGAACTCCACGAAAAATCGACTCATTTTAGATGATCATCTGCGCTGGGGGCATGCCGTGAAATTCGGTCATCTTCTAGGCGCGGATTCGCCGTTTCTTGTCGCAGGAGTTCGAGATAATCCGAACAAAGAGGACAAATTTTCCGAGAAATGTGGCGTGAGAATTTATCAGCCTGAGGATGCGGCGGCTACGAAGTGGAGACGGACAATTCTCGATGAAGGCGGGATCGCGGTGGAAGATTTGATTGTGGCCGACCTCGATGGCGATGGTCGGCCGGAAATCATCGCAGTGGGCCGAGCCACCAAGAATATGCGGATCTATTGGAATAAGACCGGAAAATAA
- the glgP gene encoding alpha-glucan family phosphorylase, producing MPRRNIRTFTVLPQLPTRLHALQKIAYNLWWCWHLEAVALFRRIDIDLFDKLNHSPIKLLGAVPQERFEELAKDSGFLDNMDRVEEMLDRYMKAKTWWQSHYAENNDIQIAYFSAEFGIHESVPVYSGGLGILAGDHLKSASDLGVPLCGVSLMYREGYFRQYLNIDGWQQELYPENDFFNLPLILETKPDGSPILISVPLPGREVFVKIWRIQVGRIPLYLLDCNIPQNRPEDRAITSQLYGGDQHTRIQQEIVLGIGGIRALKALGKSPSICHMNEGHSAFSALERIRVYIEDFNMDFAVASEAVKAGTCFTTHTPVPAGNDAFPEGMMDHYFGEYIHSLRIDRNTFLNLGREKPNNGGEPFSMTVLAIRISNTSNGVSQLHGKVSRKMWNSIWPELSEVEIPITSITNGVHTQTWIAPQIEHLYNRYLGRDWTEQPTNFEIWTKIEKIPDGELWRAHEHRRERLVTLARNRLKAQLVKRGSPPSEVAAAEEVLDPEALTIGFARRFATYKRGTLVFRYIERLAKILNDPKRPVQLIFSGKAHPKDNAGKDFIAQVVQFARRPELRGRVVFLEDYDMNIARHLIQGVDVWLNNPRRPLEASGTSGMKVCCNGGLNLSILDGWWDEGYAGDNGWAIGAGEEYTDTNYQDEVEGRAIYELIERDIVPLFYNRGADGLPRGWIHRMKRSILTNVPVFNTNRMVSEYAKVCYLPSQERHTKLIADNFSKAKELANWKVYTSARWPQIRFENVDVTTGDHIRVGESLNVQVKVHLGEISPQEVEVQLYHGPTDNAGEISQPHTVTLTTDGNVQNGSLQYTGKVPCKASGYYGYCLRVVPRNELLFNAFEPNLITWA from the coding sequence ATGCCACGTCGCAACATTCGCACCTTCACCGTTTTGCCCCAACTGCCGACTCGACTGCACGCTCTGCAGAAGATCGCTTACAATCTATGGTGGTGCTGGCATCTGGAAGCCGTCGCACTCTTTCGCCGCATCGATATCGATCTCTTCGACAAGCTCAACCACAGTCCGATTAAACTATTGGGGGCGGTGCCGCAGGAACGTTTTGAAGAATTGGCGAAGGACTCGGGCTTTTTGGACAACATGGATCGCGTCGAGGAAATGCTCGATCGCTACATGAAAGCTAAAACCTGGTGGCAGAGCCATTATGCCGAAAACAATGACATTCAAATCGCTTACTTCAGTGCAGAATTCGGAATCCATGAAAGTGTGCCGGTCTACTCCGGCGGCCTAGGCATCCTGGCCGGGGATCATTTGAAATCCGCCAGCGACTTAGGGGTTCCACTCTGTGGCGTAAGCCTCATGTACCGTGAGGGCTATTTCCGCCAGTACCTCAACATCGACGGCTGGCAACAGGAGTTATATCCCGAAAATGACTTTTTCAATTTACCGCTGATCTTGGAGACCAAGCCAGACGGCAGTCCCATTCTCATTTCCGTGCCGCTGCCGGGCCGGGAAGTTTTCGTGAAAATCTGGCGGATTCAAGTCGGCCGCATCCCGCTGTATCTTCTCGATTGCAATATCCCCCAAAATCGACCGGAAGATCGCGCGATTACCTCGCAGCTCTACGGCGGCGATCAGCATACCCGAATTCAACAGGAAATTGTGCTGGGAATTGGCGGCATTCGAGCCCTGAAGGCTCTGGGTAAGTCCCCTTCCATTTGCCATATGAACGAGGGGCATTCTGCCTTCTCTGCGCTGGAACGTATTCGAGTCTACATCGAAGACTTCAATATGGATTTCGCAGTTGCTTCCGAGGCCGTGAAAGCGGGCACCTGCTTTACGACTCATACTCCAGTCCCGGCGGGCAATGATGCTTTCCCGGAAGGGATGATGGATCATTATTTCGGCGAGTACATCCATTCGCTGCGAATTGATCGGAACACCTTCCTGAACCTAGGCCGCGAAAAGCCGAACAATGGCGGCGAACCTTTCAGCATGACTGTTCTGGCCATCCGGATTTCCAACACCAGCAACGGCGTCAGCCAACTGCACGGAAAAGTCTCCCGAAAGATGTGGAACTCGATCTGGCCAGAACTTTCCGAAGTCGAGATTCCGATTACCTCGATCACCAACGGTGTGCACACTCAAACCTGGATCGCACCGCAAATCGAACACCTGTACAACCGCTATCTGGGCCGGGACTGGACCGAGCAGCCGACGAACTTCGAAATCTGGACCAAGATCGAAAAAATTCCCGATGGAGAACTCTGGCGAGCTCATGAACATCGCCGTGAGCGACTGGTCACCTTGGCCCGCAATCGGCTGAAAGCCCAACTCGTCAAACGGGGTTCACCTCCTTCGGAAGTCGCAGCTGCGGAGGAAGTTTTAGATCCCGAAGCTCTGACCATCGGCTTCGCTCGCCGTTTTGCGACCTACAAGCGCGGGACACTGGTCTTCCGATACATCGAACGGCTCGCAAAAATTCTGAATGATCCCAAACGGCCGGTGCAGCTCATTTTCTCCGGCAAAGCGCATCCCAAGGACAACGCCGGCAAGGACTTCATCGCCCAGGTTGTACAGTTTGCGCGGCGGCCGGAATTACGCGGCCGAGTCGTTTTCCTGGAAGATTACGACATGAATATTGCCCGACATCTGATTCAGGGCGTAGATGTGTGGCTGAACAATCCTCGCCGTCCTCTGGAAGCCAGTGGTACGTCGGGAATGAAGGTCTGTTGCAACGGCGGTTTGAATCTGAGTATTCTCGACGGTTGGTGGGATGAGGGTTACGCGGGCGACAACGGCTGGGCGATTGGCGCTGGGGAAGAGTACACAGACACCAACTATCAGGACGAGGTGGAAGGTCGAGCGATCTACGAACTCATCGAACGCGACATCGTGCCACTGTTTTATAACCGAGGGGCGGATGGATTGCCGCGCGGCTGGATTCACCGCATGAAGCGTTCGATCCTCACTAATGTCCCGGTGTTCAACACCAACCGCATGGTGTCGGAGTATGCCAAGGTTTGCTATCTGCCGTCACAGGAACGCCACACCAAGCTGATTGCGGACAACTTTTCGAAAGCCAAGGAATTGGCGAATTGGAAAGTTTATACCAGCGCTCGTTGGCCTCAGATTCGATTTGAAAATGTGGACGTTACAACCGGTGATCACATTCGCGTTGGGGAATCTTTGAACGTTCAGGTCAAAGTCCATCTGGGAGAGATCTCTCCCCAAGAGGTAGAGGTCCAGCTCTATCATGGTCCGACCGATAATGCGGGTGAGATTTCGCAGCCGCACACAGTGACTCTCACTACCGATGGTAACGTCCAGAACGGCTCGCTCCAATACACGGGTAAAGTCCCCTGCAAAGCGAGTGGTTACTACGGCTACTGCCTGCGTGTGGTTCCCAGGAACGAACTGCTGTTCAACGCCTTCGAACCCAATCTGATTACCTGGGCTTAA
- a CDS encoding molybdopterin-containing oxidoreductase family protein: protein MASLSLKTVKGVCPHDCPDTCGFVITVEDGKATDFRGDKDHPFTKGFLCRKVANYLERVYHPERLQYPLRRTGPKGSGQFERISWDSAIREIAERFQSIIRSEHGPQAILPYSYAGTMGKLQGSSLDRRFFNRIGASLLDRTICATAGGVGSDMTLGTRAVIDPEAVIHSRYIINWGSNTAVTNSHLWAIMFQARKRGAKIVTIDPYRSETARKSDWWIPIRPGTDGALALGMMLILFRDNLVDQDYLDRYCLGTEELKQKLFREYPLEKISQITGIPQLDIELLTREYALSLQDRGGPSLIRLNYGLQRHGGGGMAVRNICCIPAISGAWRYPGGGALLSTSKLAPFDSEALERPDLIPPKTRTINMVQLAEALHNQLGPPPVKALYVYNSNPASVCPDQSRVIQGLKREDLFTVVHEQFLTDTAEYADIVLPATTQLEHFDIHNTYGHFYIQSNNPAIEPLYEAKPNNEVFRLLARAMNLEPELFEISDEELAALCLKPHAGANGYPAAEAFTGVTLESTKKGPVRLHLPKDYAPFVEGKFGTASGKCEFYSKRLKQMGFDPLPCYVPPHEDALDGSALAREFPLQMITPPEPAFLNSSFANLDRNRKEAGEPRLEMHQTDASQRGILAGDLVEVRSTRGKYRCRANVGEETKPGVIVVLGIWWNKDTHDGQNCNTLTSTKLTDLGGGATFFDNLVEVSKV from the coding sequence ATGGCTTCGCTCTCCCTGAAAACTGTCAAAGGGGTTTGCCCGCATGACTGCCCCGATACCTGCGGTTTTGTTATTACCGTGGAAGATGGTAAGGCTACCGATTTTCGGGGGGATAAAGACCATCCGTTTACCAAAGGGTTTCTCTGTCGAAAAGTGGCCAACTATCTCGAGCGAGTTTACCATCCCGAGCGATTGCAATACCCTTTGAGACGAACCGGACCCAAAGGATCCGGCCAATTCGAACGAATCTCCTGGGATTCCGCGATCCGAGAGATTGCCGAGCGATTCCAGTCGATAATTCGTTCCGAACATGGACCTCAGGCGATTCTGCCTTACAGTTATGCGGGGACCATGGGGAAACTTCAAGGATCTTCGCTAGATCGGCGCTTTTTCAATCGCATCGGTGCTTCGCTTTTGGATCGAACGATTTGCGCCACGGCCGGAGGAGTCGGCTCGGATATGACCTTGGGCACACGGGCGGTGATTGATCCCGAAGCTGTGATTCATAGCCGGTACATCATCAACTGGGGCTCCAATACCGCAGTCACCAACAGCCATCTCTGGGCGATTATGTTTCAAGCCCGCAAGCGCGGCGCGAAGATTGTCACCATAGATCCATATAGGTCGGAAACGGCGCGGAAAAGCGATTGGTGGATTCCCATTCGACCCGGAACTGACGGCGCTCTGGCGCTGGGTATGATGCTCATCCTGTTTCGGGACAATCTTGTCGATCAGGATTATTTGGATCGTTACTGTTTGGGGACAGAAGAACTCAAACAGAAATTATTTCGAGAGTATCCACTCGAGAAAATTTCTCAGATCACGGGAATCCCGCAACTAGATATCGAACTGCTGACCCGAGAATACGCCCTATCTCTGCAAGATCGTGGTGGCCCTTCTCTGATACGCCTCAATTACGGGTTGCAGCGGCACGGCGGCGGCGGTATGGCCGTTCGCAACATCTGCTGCATCCCGGCGATCAGCGGCGCCTGGCGATATCCAGGCGGGGGTGCCCTGCTCTCCACGAGCAAGCTCGCTCCATTCGATAGTGAAGCCCTAGAGCGGCCCGATTTAATTCCTCCGAAAACCCGCACCATAAACATGGTCCAGTTAGCCGAGGCTTTGCACAATCAACTCGGCCCGCCACCGGTTAAAGCACTCTACGTTTACAACTCCAACCCGGCCTCGGTCTGCCCAGACCAATCCCGGGTAATTCAAGGGTTAAAGCGCGAGGACCTGTTCACGGTCGTACACGAACAATTCCTGACCGACACCGCCGAATATGCCGATATTGTTTTACCCGCCACTACACAACTCGAACATTTCGATATCCACAACACCTACGGCCATTTCTACATTCAGTCGAACAATCCCGCAATCGAGCCGCTTTACGAAGCGAAACCGAACAACGAAGTATTTCGGCTCCTGGCACGGGCCATGAACCTCGAGCCAGAACTATTCGAGATCAGCGATGAAGAGTTGGCCGCACTTTGCTTGAAGCCTCACGCCGGTGCCAATGGCTATCCCGCCGCTGAAGCTTTTACGGGTGTAACGCTCGAAAGCACAAAAAAGGGACCCGTACGGCTCCATCTACCGAAGGATTATGCCCCTTTCGTCGAAGGGAAATTTGGAACGGCTTCGGGAAAATGTGAGTTCTATAGCAAACGGCTGAAGCAAATGGGCTTTGATCCCCTGCCCTGCTATGTTCCGCCTCATGAAGATGCTCTAGATGGTTCCGCTCTGGCTCGCGAGTTTCCGCTGCAGATGATTACTCCACCGGAGCCGGCATTCCTGAATTCCAGTTTTGCCAACCTGGATCGAAATCGTAAAGAGGCCGGAGAACCCCGCCTTGAGATGCATCAAACGGATGCGTCGCAACGAGGGATCTTAGCGGGTGATCTGGTCGAAGTTCGAAGCACACGCGGCAAATATCGCTGCCGTGCGAATGTGGGTGAAGAGACAAAACCGGGAGTGATCGTTGTCTTGGGAATCTGGTGGAACAAAGACACGCACGACGGGCAGAATTGCAACACGCTCACCAGCACAAAGCTCACCGATCTGGGCGGCGGTGCGACGTTTTTCGACAATCTGGTCGAAGTTTCCAAAGTTTGA
- a CDS encoding VWA domain-containing protein — MKIKHKAPGFVSMWMLDVFCCALGCVTLLWLLKTRDASLAWDQTQTVQAELLETQLNLFDRNVEAMRLSADIEELQKNLALTNEQKTEANAQLALVRKERDETEKNLALARKEFEDQAKNLATVKDVAEKNARNLALAEKTAKDAEALLKSRREEAETLAKKSTSLEKDLAKKTAEMASLTRNTLDAKSRQEELERMNAQLAAEIKEMRLRTANNSASVDELKKKLDQAAVQLIDLQGTKAKLADKLNKMQIEKDNKFAGIALTGRKVVFLVDMSGSMERTDENTVAPHKWPIVAGTVAKIMRSLPNLEKYQIIMFSNRLVYPLGQSGEWLDYEAGKSETKAEEAVKGTRPLGETNMYEPFEAAFRMRSKGLDTIYLLSDGLPNAGPGLSPTQQQAVLSESQLGDILGKHIRQTMNRNWNRPDTQGQKVRINSVGFFYESPDVGAFLWALSRENDGSFVGMSKP; from the coding sequence ATGAAAATCAAACACAAGGCTCCCGGATTCGTCAGCATGTGGATGCTCGACGTATTCTGCTGTGCTTTAGGATGCGTCACCCTCCTCTGGTTGCTGAAAACCCGAGACGCCAGCCTCGCCTGGGATCAAACCCAGACCGTTCAAGCGGAATTGCTGGAAACGCAGCTTAACCTGTTTGATCGCAACGTGGAAGCCATGCGTCTTTCCGCGGACATCGAAGAATTGCAAAAAAATCTCGCTCTTACCAATGAGCAGAAGACGGAAGCCAACGCACAACTCGCTCTGGTTCGTAAAGAAAGGGACGAAACCGAAAAAAATCTGGCATTAGCCCGCAAGGAGTTCGAGGATCAGGCGAAAAATCTCGCGACGGTGAAGGATGTAGCCGAGAAAAATGCTCGCAATCTGGCTTTGGCAGAGAAAACTGCGAAAGATGCGGAGGCTCTCCTCAAGAGTCGACGCGAAGAAGCCGAAACCCTCGCGAAAAAATCCACCTCTCTCGAAAAGGATCTCGCCAAAAAGACCGCGGAGATGGCCAGTCTGACGCGCAACACCTTGGACGCCAAATCCCGACAGGAAGAGCTGGAACGGATGAATGCCCAGCTCGCCGCCGAGATTAAAGAAATGCGCTTGAGGACTGCCAACAATTCCGCATCGGTGGATGAGTTGAAGAAAAAGCTCGATCAAGCCGCCGTACAGCTCATCGATTTGCAGGGAACTAAAGCCAAGCTGGCCGACAAATTGAACAAGATGCAGATCGAAAAAGACAATAAGTTTGCCGGCATTGCTCTCACGGGGCGAAAGGTCGTTTTTCTGGTCGATATGTCCGGGAGTATGGAACGCACCGACGAAAATACGGTGGCTCCCCATAAATGGCCGATCGTCGCCGGTACCGTGGCAAAGATCATGCGATCCTTACCCAACTTGGAGAAATACCAGATCATCATGTTCTCCAATCGTTTGGTCTACCCTTTGGGTCAGTCAGGCGAGTGGCTCGATTACGAAGCGGGAAAAAGCGAGACCAAAGCAGAAGAAGCAGTTAAGGGAACACGCCCACTCGGTGAAACCAATATGTACGAACCATTCGAAGCAGCATTTCGAATGCGCAGCAAAGGACTGGATACCATTTATTTGCTTTCCGACGGGTTACCCAATGCCGGCCCGGGCTTGAGCCCAACTCAGCAGCAGGCCGTGCTATCGGAGAGCCAACTCGGCGACATTCTGGGCAAGCACATTCGCCAAACTATGAATCGCAATTGGAATCGACCCGATACTCAAGGTCAGAAAGTGCGAATAAATTCGGTCGGCTTCTTTTATGAAAGTCCTGATGTTGGGGCATTCCTCTGGGCCCTCTCCCGGGAAAACGATGGCAGCTTTGTGGGTATGTCCAAACCCTGA
- a CDS encoding SGNH/GDSL hydrolase family protein, translated as MRWFFSLALIFLTSVGHAADRKRVVFVGDSITQAAGYVYFIDAYLFAKQPNLEFELINIGLSSETVCGLSENPQPRPNVNNRLARALELLKPDTVSICYGMNDGIYQPYDVKRFEAYRKGLMEGVVDRCEKAGSKVVLLTPFPFDPVPVAQKLVKKDAQNIGYGRFYEKYDDEVLQKYADYILSQQSDSRKVVDIHKALKDYVAERRKMKPDYTVAGDGVHPNFEGHREAARVILKSFFPNDVEGIDSFLNTVEKDRKDWFKLVQKRSKLMADAWRNVTMNPKSEVPAEVMKQAAALEKEIRAQK; from the coding sequence ATGCGTTGGTTTTTCAGTCTGGCATTGATCTTTCTAACGTCCGTAGGCCATGCGGCAGATCGAAAGAGAGTCGTTTTCGTAGGCGACAGCATTACTCAAGCGGCGGGCTACGTTTATTTCATCGATGCCTATCTATTCGCAAAACAGCCGAATCTCGAATTCGAACTTATCAATATTGGCTTATCTAGTGAAACCGTTTGCGGCTTATCCGAAAATCCCCAACCGCGACCTAATGTGAACAATCGGCTGGCTCGAGCCCTGGAACTTCTCAAGCCGGACACCGTTTCGATCTGTTACGGCATGAACGACGGAATCTACCAGCCTTACGATGTGAAGCGATTCGAAGCCTATCGCAAAGGCCTTATGGAAGGTGTGGTCGATCGCTGTGAAAAGGCAGGTTCCAAAGTGGTTCTGCTTACCCCCTTCCCGTTCGATCCCGTTCCGGTGGCTCAAAAACTGGTGAAAAAAGATGCCCAGAATATCGGCTACGGTCGCTTTTATGAAAAGTACGATGACGAAGTTCTTCAAAAATATGCCGATTACATTTTGAGTCAGCAGTCCGATTCCCGCAAGGTAGTCGATATTCACAAGGCCCTCAAGGATTACGTCGCGGAGAGGAGGAAGATGAAACCTGATTACACGGTGGCTGGGGATGGGGTGCATCCGAATTTCGAAGGTCATCGGGAAGCCGCTCGTGTGATTTTGAAATCTTTCTTTCCCAACGATGTCGAGGGCATCGATTCCTTTCTCAATACCGTTGAAAAGGATCGAAAAGACTGGTTCAAACTCGTTCAGAAGAGATCCAAGCTGATGGCGGATGCCTGGAGAAATGTGACTATGAATCCAAAGAGTGAAGTGCCTGCTGAAGTCATGAAGCAGGCGGCCGCACTCGAAAAAGAAATCCGAGCACAAAAATAA